The segment CGGTTCGCCGGAGTGGGCTTGCGGGCCCACTGCACCGGCCCCTTGCCGCCGTAGCGGGTCGGCGGAGCCGCCACGTACTCGCCCTCACCGCGCGCGGTCAGGTCGATGGCGTGCGGCAGCCAGCCCAGCTTGCGCACCAGGTCAGGCACCTTCGCCCCGGCGCCCGGCAGCACGAAGAACAGCATGCGGTGGTCCGGGGTGAGGGTGACCGGGCCGAGGGTGCGCTGCATGCGCTCCAGCCGCGCCAGCGCGAGGAAGCCCGCGGAGTCCGGGACGTCCAGGGCGTCGAAGGTGCGGCCCGTCGGCAGCAGGATGGACGCGCCCGGGTGCTTTCCCCAGATCCGCCGCACCCCCACGGCACTGCCCGAGGCCAGCGAGCGCCAGTCCTTCACCGCCGGGTGCGCGCCGGGCGCCGGGCAGTCGGCGACCCCGCAGGAGCACAGCTCCCGGCCGTCGCCGGGCTCCAGCCAGGTACCGGCGAAGACGTCCCAGTGCCGCTCCTCCACGTACCGCACGGCATGGTCGAGCAGCAGCTCGCCGCGCTGCTGGGGGATGGGTGCGGTCGCCGTGACTCCGATGGTGTCTTCCACGCCCAGCACAACTCCCGGGGTCACCGGGGGTTACGGGGATAAACGCCCCGGGCGGCGGTGCATCGATCCTGCACGCGGGGCGCACGGGTGCACGAGCGGGGGCGCGTAGGAGCCCAGCGCGCGGCCGATGGGTAACGACACGTCGCAGAGAGGAAGATTCTCCGCACTTCAGGCGGGAAGTGATCATTCCAGCGATCACCCGCGTCTCAGGGGGTTTTCATGGCAGCCAGGCCTCTCGTCGCCCGCCAGCCGAACGAACGGCTGCAGGCGCTCATCCAGGAAGCCGGGTGCTCCAATGCCGGGCTCGCCCGGCGCGTCAACATGTGCGGGGCCGAGCACGGCCTCGATCTCCGCTACGACAAGACCTCCGTGGCCCGCTGGCTGCGCGGCCAGCAGCCGCGCGGCCGGGCCCCCGGCATCATCGCCGAGGCGCTGGGGCGCAAACTCGGCCGGACCGTCACCATCGACGAGATCGGCATGGCCAACGGCAAGAACCTCGCCTCCGGGGTCGGCCTGCAGTTCTCCCCGACCGTCGTCGGCGCCATCGAGCAGGTCTGCGAGCTGTGGCGCAGCGACGTCGGGCGCCGCGACTTCCTCTCCGGGTCGAGCGTGGCCGCCTCCGCGCTCGTCGAGCCCAGCCGCGACTGGCTGATCACCGGGGCCGATCCGCAGGTGGCGCGCAACGGCGGCTCGCGCGTCGGGATGTCCGACGTGGAGGCCGTCCGGGCCACCACCCAGGCACTGACCGACCTCGACCACCGCTTCGGCAGCGGGCACGTGCGGCCCGTGGTCGTGCACTACCTCAACTCCGTGGTCTCCGGGCTGATCGGCGGCTCCTACCGGGAGCCGGTGGGGCGGGCGCTGTTCGCGGCGGTGGCCCGGCTCACCGAACTCGCCGGGTACATGGCGGTGGACACGGGCCAGCCGGGCCTCGCCCAGCGCTACTACATCCAGGCGCTCAGGCTCGCCCAGGCGGCGGGCGACCGCGCGTACGGGGGCTACGTGCTGGCCGCGTCGATGAGCCACCTCGCGGCCGAGCTGGGCAACCCGAGAGAGATCGCGCAGCTGGCGCGGGCCGCGCAGGAGGGCACGCGCGGGCAGGTCACCCCGAGAGTGGAGGCGATGTTCTACGCGGCGGAGGCGCGCGGGCACGCACTGCTCGGCGACGGCCGTTCCACGGCGGTGCTGTCGGGCCGGGCGGTCACGGCGCTGGAGCGGGCCGAGCCGGAGTCGGGCGACGACCCGGTGTGGATCCGCCACTTCGACCAGGCCTACCTGGCGGACGAGCTCGCGCACTGCCACCGCGACCTCGGCCAGGCCGACGCGGCGGGCAAACGCGCGGAGGAGGCGCTGCGGGGGCTGCCCGTGACGAAGGCCCGCCGACGGGCCATCGGCCTGCTGCTGCTGGCCGCGGCGCAGGTCCAGCAGCGGGAGGTGGAGCAGGCCTGCCAGACGGCGACGAAGGCCGCCGAACTGCTGGGGACGCTGCGCTCGCGGCGGGGTGCGGAGTACCTGGACGACTTCCGGGCGCGGCTGGAGCCGTACCGGGAGGAACCGGCGGTGCGGGAGTTCGGGGCGAGGCTGGAGGTTCAGGTGGCCTGACGTCGACACGCCGTGACCGGGTAGCGTGACCCGACGGCTGCGCGGATCCTCCACGGAGCGCGGACGTCGGAGAAGGCGAGAAGGAGTCCCGGTGACGGAGAACGGACAAGGGGGCGTCCCCCAGCCCGGGGCGCCGCAGGCCGGGCAGCCGTGGGCGGCGCCGGGGTACGGGTTCCCGCCCGCGCAGGACCCGTACGGCACGCCGCAGCCGCAGGGGCACGAGCAGGCCCCGGGGTACGAGCAGCCCCAGGGGTACGAGCAGCAGGGCGGGTACGAGCAGCAGGGCGGGCCGGTCCAGGCCGCCTACGTCCCGCCGCCGGAGCCCGGCGCCCCGGCGTACGGCTACCCCCAGACCGGCCACGCCCCCGCCCCCGAGGCCCCGGGCGCGCCGGGCTACGGCTACCCGCCGGTGGCGGACGCGGCCACGCAGTACCTGCCGCCGGTCGCGGACGCCCCGACGCAGTACGTCCCGCCGGTGCAGGCGGGGCCGGCCGCGCACCTGTCGCACGCCGCCACGCAGTACGTGCCCCAGGTGGGCGCCGCCGCACCCGGCACCCCGCACGCCCGGCCCGCGGGCCCGGGAGCGCCGGGGGCCATGCTGGCGGGGGCCGAGACCCAGGCCGTGCCGGCGGTGCCGGGAACCCCGGCCGGGGGCCCGCCCCCGTACGACCTGCCGCACGTGGGCGGGGGCGGGCCCGCGACCCAGTACGTTCCGCCGGTCCCGGCGGGCGGCGTGGCGGATGCCGCCACCCAGTACCTACCGCCGGTCCCGGCGGGCGGTGTGGCCGAGGCCGCGACGCAGTTCGTTCCCCCCGTCCCGGCGGGTCCGGCGGGTGGCGTGGCGGATGCCGCTACCCAGTACGTTCCGCCCGTCCCGGCGGGTGGCGTGGCGGATGCCGCCACCCAGTACATCCCTCCCGTTCCGGCGGGCGGCGCGGCAGAGGGCGCGCATCAGTACCTCCCGCCGGGGCCGGGGGGTGGTGTCGCCGAGGCGGCGACGCAGTACCTTCCGCCGGTCCCGGCGGGCGGTGTGGCAGACGCTGCGACGCAGTACCTTCCGCCGGTCCCGGCGGACGGTGGGGCGGATGCCGCTACCCAGTACCTTCCGCCGGTTCCGGCCGGCGGTGCGGCCGACGCCGCCACCCAGCTCGTTCCCCCCGTCCCGGCCGGTCCGGGGAGTGGTGCGGGTGAGGACGCCACGCAGTACATCCCGCCCGTCCCCGCCGACCCCGGCAGGGGGAGTGCCGCTGGGGGTGAGGGGTTCGAGGGGCTGTTCCGGGACGGTGGTGGTGAGGGGGCCGTCGACGGGCGTGCGCAGCAGGGGCCGCCCGTCGCCGAGCCGGCGGCTCGGCGGACGCCGCCGCCCGCGGCGCCGCAGCGGCGCCGGCCGCAGCCGCCGCAGCCGCAGCAGTTCCAGGCTCCCGCCCCGCCCCCGGCGGCCCCCGCGCGCCGGGTTCCGCCCGCGGTGATCGCGGCCGCGGTGTTCGGGCTGGTCGTGGCAGGGCTCGGGGTGGGGGCGCTGCTCAGCGACGGCAAGGCGCAGAACAACGACCCCGTGGCGACGTCCCCGGGGTCCGGGGGAGCCGGCGCCGGCGCCGACGCGCCGGGCGGTTCCGCGCCGGTGGACCCGGCGCGCCCGCAGGCCGTCCAGCTGGACAAGCTGCTCGCGGACGCCAACGACAGCCGGACCGCGGTGATCAAGGCCGTGGACGACATCAAGGACTGCAAGAACCTGGGCCAGGCCGCCCAGGACCTGCGGGACGCGGCCCGGCAGCGCGACGAGCTGGTCACCCGTCTCTCGGACCTGAAGATGGACCTGCTGCCGAACCACGCCCGGCTCTCGGCGGCGCTGACCAAGGCCTGGAACGCCTCGGCCGACGCCGACAACAGCTACGCGGACTGGGCGGACGACGCCGGCCACGACAAGGGCGGCTGCAAGGACGGCAAGGCGAAGCAGACCGACGGCGCGGCCGACGGCAACAAGTCCAGTGCCGAGGCCACCAAGGCGAAGGAAACGGCGGCGACCATGTGGAACACGATCGCCGCCAAGTACGGGCTGACCCAGCGCGACAAGACCCAGCTGTAGCGGGCAGCGGCATCAGGCCGAGCGGGGGGCCGACTCCAGTACCGGGGTCATGTCCTGGTCCGCCTCGCCGGGCTGGGCGACGAGCCGGCCCTGCTGGACGACCTGGAAGCTGACCCGGCCGTTCACTAGCCGGGGGAAGCCGGCCACCGCCCGCATGTCCTGGTAGCGCCAGCTCAGCTCCGGGGTGAGGTTGCCGGTGGAGATGCCGGAGGACTCGTTGAGCATCCGGGCCATCTTGCGGGCCGTGATCTCCTCGCCCTCCTTGAACTTCTGGATGACCTGGTTGAAGACCGTGTAGGCGATCCAGGTGGTCTGGGCCCCGCTGTCGTCGGACTCGACGGTGTCGTCGCCGAAGGCCTGGTCGCTGATCACCTTCCGCATCGGCGCCCACAGGGGGTCGGTCGACACCGGGTACCAGCTGGTGACGAGCGCGCCCTCGAAGGGGCTCTCCTTGCCGCCGGTGCGGTCGACCAGGGCCTGGCTGACGCTGCCGAGGACGGAGGAGATCTGCGGGTTGCGGTGGGTGGAGTCGGCGCGGCGGAAGGCGTCGAAGAAGGTCTCGGTCCGCTCGCCGAGCACGGCCGTGACACAGCTCTTGGACGACGAGGGGCTTCCCTTGGCGGCCGTGGAGGCCGACGGGGAGCCGGCCGACGCCGGCCCGGAGGGGCCCGGGGACGGCGTCGTCTTGGACGAGGGCGTTCCCGTGTCCCTCGTGCCGGTGCCACCTCCGCCCGAGCCGCCGCCCGAGCCGCCCGAGCCGCCGCCCGAGCCGCCCGGAGTGGCCTCGGACAGGGCCTCGCGGGCCTGCGGCATCAGGTCCGCGGCGTCCTCGGCCGCCCGGATGTCGGAGGCCTCCGGGCTGTTGTTGGCCCTCAGCCCCGCGTTCAGCAGCACCGGCATGGTGTCCCCGGCGAGGGTGTCGGGGCGGACCAGGGAGACCTGGGCGCAGGCCTTGCCGAGCTGGTGGCCGGCGCCGGCGAGCAGGGCGGGCTGGCCGCCGTTGACCGGGTAGGACAGGGTGCTCTGGAACTCCTCCGCGGAGACCCCGTAGCCGCCGATGAAGGGGATCCCCTCGGCCTCCAGCGGGGCCATGAAGGCGCGCCCGTACTGGCTGTAGGAGCCGACGACGGCCACCGCCTTCTTCGTGATGGCCTCGCGGGCGCAGTCGGCGGCGCCGGTCGCGGTGTTCTTCTCGTTGCAGGTCAGGACGCGCAGCTTGCGGCCCTTGATGCCACCGTTGGCGTTGATCCAGCGTTCGTACGCCTTGGCCATTCCGGGCATGCCGGGCATGTTGGTGGCCTTGGTTCCCATCGGAGCGAACGTCATGACCGTGAGGGTGTCCCCGGAGTTCCCCGGGCTGCCGGGGAGCACCCCGCACGCTGTGGTGAGACACGCACCTGTCGCTGCGGCAAGTAGCAGGCGGGACAAGGCGGTTGCGCGTCGGCATTTGGTCATGTCCCACGACCATTCCGCCACAGGGGTAACTGGATGCTGAGGTGTACACAACATCCGGTGACGCCCGGGTGAACGGCCGGGGGCGGGGTGTGGATAGGTGCGTCAAGATCGCATTTGTGGGGAACGTACGATCGAAAGCGTGACATTCGCCCAAGGTTCGAAGAACTCTTCCCGCCGCGGCGGCCGCTCCTCCACCATGGGCGGCATGCCCCTCAACGACATGCCGTGGTGGCGCTGGCGCAGCAACGTGCGCTCGGCGCTGCACATGCTCTCCGACCCCGCGTTCCAGCAGGAGGTCTGGCTCGCCGGCGCCGAAGGGTACGGGGACGTCACCGACGCCGTGTACCGGCTCGTCGAGGACACCTGGCTCGACAGCTGGTCCGCCGACAAGTACATCGGCACGATCTTCCGCGACGCCCAGGAGGCGGCCCTGGTCGACCTCGCCGTGCTGCGCGTTCTGCGGATCCTGCACCAGGTCGGCCCGGACGCGCCCGTGAGCGCCTACCTGGAGAACCCCGCCTGGCCCGACGCGGTACGGGCGGCCCGCGAGGCGCACGTGCGGATGTCCGCCGCGGACGGGGAGGACCCGGACGAGCGGCCGAGCTCCGTGGAAGTGCTGAGGATGCTCACGCGCACGGTGTGAAAGGCTATGGGGTCATGAGCGACCCGCAGCCCGGGGCCCGGCCCCTGCCCCAGTACGTCCTGACCGTGTCCTGCCCCGACAAGCAGGGCATCGTGCACGCCGTGTCCAGTTACCTGTTCATGACCGGCTGCAACATCGTGGACAGCCAGCAGTTCGGAGACCGGGAGACCGGCCTCTTCTTCATGCGGGTGCACTTCGAGGCCGAGCCGGAGGTCACGCTGGAGAAGCTGCGCGCCAGCTTCGCCGCCATCGGCGACAGCTTCCGGATGGACTGGCAGATCCACCGCTCGGACGAGCGCATGCGGATCGTGCTGATGGTGTCGAAGTTCGGCCACTGCCTGAACGACCTGCTGTTCCGCACGAGCATCGGCGCCCTGCCGGTGGAGATCGCGGCCGTGGTCTCCAACCACACCGACTTCGCCGAGCTGGTCGGCTCCTACGACATCCCCTTCGTGCACATCCCGGTGACGAAGGACACCAAGGCGGCGGCCGAGGCGCAGCTGCTGGAGCTGGTGCGGGCGGAGAAGGTCGAGCTCGTGGTGCTGGCCCGCTACATGCAGGTGCTGTCGGACACCCTGTGCAAGGAGCTCAGCGGGCGGATCATCAACATCCACCACTCCTTCCTCCCGAGCTTCAAGGGCGCGAAGCCGTACCACCAGGCGCACGCGCGCGGTGTGAAGCTGATCGGGGCGACCGCGCACTACGTGACGGCCGACCTCGACGAGGGGCCGATCATCGAGCAGGAGGTCGAACGGGTCGGCCATGAGGTCACGCCGGACCAGCTGGTCGCCGTCGGGCGGGACGTCGAGTGCCAGGCGCTGGCGCGGGCCGTGAAGTGGCACAGCGAGCACCGGGTGCTGCTGAACGGGTCCCGGACGGTCGTCTTCGCGTAGTCCCCGCGTAGTCCCCGCGGGGGTCCGGGGGCGCTGCCCCCCGACCCCCGCCGGCCGGTGTCACGCGTCCGGGTCGACGCCGCAGTACGAGGCGAAGGCCGTCAGGATGGCCTCCTGCGAGATGCGGCCGTCCGGGCCCGCCAGGGCCGTGGCCACCTGGGCGGCCAGGGGCGGGGCCGTGCCCAGGACCCGCAGGACCCGGGTCGCCGCCGCCGGGGTGGCGCCCGTGCCGTCCTCGTCCGCCACCGCGACCACCGCCGCCAGGAACGGGCGGGCGATCTCGGCGAACCGCTCGGGGTTGTCCCGCAGCCGCTTCGCCGCCCCGGTGACGAACTCCTCGCGGGACACGCGCTGGTCCCCGTCCACGTCGGCGATGCCGGCCATGCCCTGCCAGAACGCCTCCGCCCCGGCGAAGACGGCCTGGCCCTTGTCCGAGCGGGCGGTGACACCGAATTCGGCCAGTACCGCGCGGGCGGCCGTACTGAAGTCCTCGCGGTCGATG is part of the Streptomyces katrae genome and harbors:
- a CDS encoding transcriptional regulator, translating into MAARPLVARQPNERLQALIQEAGCSNAGLARRVNMCGAEHGLDLRYDKTSVARWLRGQQPRGRAPGIIAEALGRKLGRTVTIDEIGMANGKNLASGVGLQFSPTVVGAIEQVCELWRSDVGRRDFLSGSSVAASALVEPSRDWLITGADPQVARNGGSRVGMSDVEAVRATTQALTDLDHRFGSGHVRPVVVHYLNSVVSGLIGGSYREPVGRALFAAVARLTELAGYMAVDTGQPGLAQRYYIQALRLAQAAGDRAYGGYVLAASMSHLAAELGNPREIAQLARAAQEGTRGQVTPRVEAMFYAAEARGHALLGDGRSTAVLSGRAVTALERAEPESGDDPVWIRHFDQAYLADELAHCHRDLGQADAAGKRAEEALRGLPVTKARRRAIGLLLLAAAQVQQREVEQACQTATKAAELLGTLRSRRGAEYLDDFRARLEPYREEPAVREFGARLEVQVA
- the purU gene encoding formyltetrahydrofolate deformylase; this encodes MSDPQPGARPLPQYVLTVSCPDKQGIVHAVSSYLFMTGCNIVDSQQFGDRETGLFFMRVHFEAEPEVTLEKLRASFAAIGDSFRMDWQIHRSDERMRIVLMVSKFGHCLNDLLFRTSIGALPVEIAAVVSNHTDFAELVGSYDIPFVHIPVTKDTKAAAEAQLLELVRAEKVELVVLARYMQVLSDTLCKELSGRIINIHHSFLPSFKGAKPYHQAHARGVKLIGATAHYVTADLDEGPIIEQEVERVGHEVTPDQLVAVGRDVECQALARAVKWHSEHRVLLNGSRTVVFA
- a CDS encoding EF-hand domain-containing protein; the protein is MDSAEYERKIASRFATFDQDGSGYIDREDFSTAARAVLAEFGVTARSDKGQAVFAGAEAFWQGMAGIADVDGDQRVSREEFVTGAAKRLRDNPERFAEIARPFLAAVVAVADEDGTGATPAAATRVLRVLGTAPPLAAQVATALAGPDGRISQEAILTAFASYCGVDPDA
- a CDS encoding bifunctional DNA primase/polymerase produces the protein MEDTIGVTATAPIPQQRGELLLDHAVRYVEERHWDVFAGTWLEPGDGRELCSCGVADCPAPGAHPAVKDWRSLASGSAVGVRRIWGKHPGASILLPTGRTFDALDVPDSAGFLALARLERMQRTLGPVTLTPDHRMLFFVLPGAGAKVPDLVRKLGWLPHAIDLTARGEGEYVAAPPTRYGGKGPVQWARKPTPANRWLPDTEELIDALAYACGSEAAAARGRRQA
- a CDS encoding ABC transporter substrate-binding protein, giving the protein MTKCRRATALSRLLLAAATGACLTTACGVLPGSPGNSGDTLTVMTFAPMGTKATNMPGMPGMAKAYERWINANGGIKGRKLRVLTCNEKNTATGAADCAREAITKKAVAVVGSYSQYGRAFMAPLEAEGIPFIGGYGVSAEEFQSTLSYPVNGGQPALLAGAGHQLGKACAQVSLVRPDTLAGDTMPVLLNAGLRANNSPEASDIRAAEDAADLMPQAREALSEATPGGSGGGSGGSGGGSGGGGTGTRDTGTPSSKTTPSPGPSGPASAGSPSASTAAKGSPSSSKSCVTAVLGERTETFFDAFRRADSTHRNPQISSVLGSVSQALVDRTGGKESPFEGALVTSWYPVSTDPLWAPMRKVISDQAFGDDTVESDDSGAQTTWIAYTVFNQVIQKFKEGEEITARKMARMLNESSGISTGNLTPELSWRYQDMRAVAGFPRLVNGRVSFQVVQQGRLVAQPGEADQDMTPVLESAPRSA
- a CDS encoding SCO4402 family protein — translated: MGGMPLNDMPWWRWRSNVRSALHMLSDPAFQQEVWLAGAEGYGDVTDAVYRLVEDTWLDSWSADKYIGTIFRDAQEAALVDLAVLRVLRILHQVGPDAPVSAYLENPAWPDAVRAAREAHVRMSAADGEDPDERPSSVEVLRMLTRTV